Proteins encoded within one genomic window of Fusarium musae strain F31 chromosome 4, whole genome shotgun sequence:
- a CDS encoding hypothetical protein (EggNog:ENOG41): MPPTGGGNIKVVVRCRPFNSREIERGAKCIVEMKGNQTVVTAPEGKGVKDGGPKAFAFDRSYWSFNKDDPNYAGQSNLFDDLGQPLLDNAFQGYNNCIFAYGQTGSGKSYSMMGYGKEIGIVPLICQDMFRRIDELKKDKTTKCTVEVSYLEIYNERVRDLLNPSTKGNLKVREHPSTGPYVEDLAKLAVNEFQEIEHLMDEGNKARTVAATNMNQTSSRSHAVFTLMLTQKKYDADTKMEMEKVAKISLVDLAGSERATSTGATGARLKEGAEINRSLSTLGRVIAALADLSTGGKKKKGTGQVPYRDSVLTWLLKDSLGGNSMTAMIAAVSPADINFDETLSTLRYADSAKRIKNHAVVNEDANARMIRELKEELSLLRSKLGNGPVPGGAAGGGLVTGETYPEGTPLDQQMVSITGSDGVLKKVSKAEIAEQLSQSEKLLTDLNQTWEEKLLKTEEIHKEREAALEELGVSIEKGFVGLHTPKKMPHLVNLSDDPLLAECLVYNLKPGTTTVGNVDTNADHQANIRLNGSRILHDHCTFENAPDGTVTLTPSEGASVMINGKRITEPSQLHSGYRVILGDFHIFRFNHPMEARAERAEVPERPQSLLRHSITASQLQALDRGSPSPSPRPGHERSFSRVSEFGDISRPESPSIFQRSGRESDWSLARREAAGAILGSDQNLTSLTDEELNALFEDVQRARAERVNGREDGDDSESSYPIRDKYLSNGTMDNFSLDTALTMPSTPKQGEPDDRLKEVREELQNRLEKQKEEYQDQLKSAEAANVEIEEIKQEKVKMEAALKELKEDMQKQLNQQRKQFEEKIEKMDPLKMPKKSPTLSEEEIEMAKKTVKTWRGRHFVKMAEAVLQNASILKEAQVMSHELDEHVVFQFAAVDVGHVLCSSYDMVLNGLTGEGDDVALEEAHKPCIGIRVVDYKHSVVHLWSLEKLHDRVRQMRQMHQYLDQPEYAQHLSLDNPFVETCMPSYTLVGEVDVPLKAVFECRVQDSTLDVLSPYTSHVVGILKLSLEPSHARAPTNTLKFNVVMHELVGFAEREGTEVHAQLFIPGISEEDGITTTQMIKDFDEGPIRFESVHSMSIPLFAPQDVTLRVAIFAKVSTMHLDKLLSWDDMRDAVPVREDKAKASRINESQFYTQEKHDLLSRIQIMELNENGEYGAVEVTQTSELDTGTFQLHQGLQRRIGINISHSSGDALPWSGVTAVRVGKIRLVDSAGKTPDMGANEPDISLKLSQSPIFRENANGTKSLTIYAQWDSSLHNSLLLDRVTQDKYRVQMTISWEISSEKLAEPMKFSQKVCVQILSRTFVRQTSMFSALWQNVRFVRSSTGIFTLAMRPAPVKKVGDLWRLNSQHDYVKGEEDLTSWTPRGVSLVSDFLMARKKKKRAADMSVTESVLAKLGLDGAGTLPEKKEPEPEPSPELKPIIPSDDDLLNDTPDTSQTPSLDDEEQPQLLKEAQQPETDLSNPEQPEITETYIDEHDKPVKEESEKEYTEETSSETPEATELEEEETITVEEPLPKPEYDEDQAYLLTKCLKLWKKYPDPSNNILSPTNMAPPTDGLMTDGPTQPTLIATVIRVPKNPKVLKGGYLMIPNSDSTRWVKRFVELRRPYLHLHSATDGDEVGLISLRNSRIDSQPGVLGLLQGPDDSGVQGQDGGTDFTPGHRRTGSGRVISTIWTGSGPGASSGGPGLQRLPERMQSAVFAIYGTDNTWLFAARSERDKMDWIFRIDQTYMSSNDSVPGSGIASPYPGSDF; the protein is encoded by the coding sequence AGTGGTCACCGCACCTGAAGGGAAAGGCGTGAAAGATGGAGGACCAAAAGCCTTTGCATTTGATCGTTCGTACTGGTCTTTCAATAAGGACGACCCCAATTACGCTGGCCAATCGAACCTTTTCGACGATCTGGGACAGCCCCTTCTCGACAATGCATTCCAAGGCTACAACAACTGTATCTTCGCCTATGGCCAAACCGGTTCAGGAAAGTCATATTCTATGATGGGCTATGGGAAGGAAATAGGGATTGTTCCCTTGATTTGCCAGGATATGTTCAGAAGGATcgatgagctgaagaaggataAAACAACGAAGTGCACAGTCGAAGTTTCTTATCTCGAGATCTACAACGAGCGTGTCCGAGATTTACTCAACCCCTCAACCAAAGGCAACCTCAAAGTCCGAGAACATCCCTCCACAGGTCCCTATGTGGAGGATCTCGCCAAGCTTGCAGTCAACGAATTTCAAGAAATTGAACATCTCATGGATGAAGGAAACAAGGCCCGAACAGTTGCCGCAACCAATATGAACCAAACATCAAGTCGAAGTCACGCCGTCTTCACCCTGATGTTGACACAGAAGAAATACGATGCTGACacaaagatggagatggaaaagGTCGCCAAGATCAGTCTGGTGGATTTGGCAGGTTCTGAACGAGCGACATCCACTGGAGCCACTGGCGCAAGGCTGAAAGAGGGTGCTGAGATCAACCGATCATTGTCGACGTTGGGTCGCGTCATTGCCGCTTTGGCCGACCTGTCAACCGGcggcaagaagaaaaaaggcaCCGGTCAAGTTCCCTACCGAGACAGTGTCTTGACGTGGTTGTTGAAAGATTCGCTAGGCGGTAACAGTATGACGGCAATGATTGCAGCCGTCAGCCCGGCTGATATCAATTTTGATGAAACGCTCAGCACTCTCCGTTATGCCGACTCCGCTAAGCGAATCAAGAACCACGCTGTTGTCAACGAGGATGCTAATGCCCGTATGATCAGAGAATTGAAGGAGGAGTTATCGCTATTGAGAAGCAAACTTGGGAATGGCCCTGTTCCTGGTGGAGCTGCTGGAGGCGGACTCGTCACCGGAGAGACTTATCCTGAAGGCACACCCCTAGATCAGCAGATGGTCAGCATCACTGGCTCGGACGGTGTTCTGAAGAAGGTCTCGAAGGCAGAGATCGCAGAGCAGTTGAGCCAGAGTGAAAAGCTGCTTACGGATCTAAATCAGACATGGGAGGAGAAACTATTAAAAACGGAGGAAATCCACAAAGAACGTGAAGCAGCCCTCGAAGAACTCGGTGTCAGTATTGAGAAAGGTTTTGTTGGCCTACATACGCCGAAGAAGATGCCGCATTTGGTCAACTTGTCTGACGATCCGCTTCTGGCTGAGTGCCTTGTCTATAACCTCAAGCCGGGTACCACAACAGTCGGCAATGTCGATACCAACGCCGATCATCAAGCGAACATCCGACTTAATGGATCCAGGATATTGCACGATCATTGCACTTTTGAAAATGCTCCTGATGGGACTGTGACTCTCACTCCCAGTGAAGGTGCTTCGGTCATGATCAACGGAAAGCGTATAACCGAGCCATCACAACTCCATTCTGGTTATCGTGTCATTCTGGGCGATTTCCATATTTTCCGATTTAATCACCCTATGGAGGCGAGAGCAGAGCGGGCTGAGGTACCAGAGAGACCACAGAGCTTGCTTCGACACTCTATCACAGCTAGTCAGCTACAGGCGCTGGACCGAGGCTCACCCTCACCAAGTCCCCGACCCGGCCACGAAAGATCATTTAGTAGGGTCTCAGAATTTGGCGACATCTCTAGACCAGAGTCTCCATCAATATTCCAGAGAAGTGGTAGGGAATCGGACTGGTCGCTCGCAAGACGAGAAGCCGCTGGTGCAATTCTTGGATCTGATCAAAACCTCACCAGTCTTACTGACGAGGAGCTCAATGCTTTATTCGAGGATGTGCAGAGGGCAAGGGCGGAACGAGTGAATGGTCGCGAGGATGGGGACGATTCGGAGTCTTCCTACCCGATCAGGGATAAGTACCTGTCGAACGGTACGATGGATAACTTCTCGTTGGATACCGCTTTGACAATGCCCTCAACCCCAAAACAAGGAGAGCCCGACGATAGATTGAAAGAGGTCCGCGAGGAGTTGCAAAACAGATTGGAGAAACAGAAAGAAGAGTACCAGGACCAACTAAAGAGCGCTGAGGCTGCTAACGTCGAGATCGAAGAAATCAAAcaggagaaggtcaagatggAGGCGGCGTTGAAGGAGTTAAAGGAAGACATGCAGAAACAGCTAAACCAACAGCGGAAGCAATTCGAAGAAAAGATCGAAAAGATGGATCCCCTCAAGATGCCAAAGAAGAGCCCGACCctctcagaagaagagattgagatggCAAAGAAGACTGTCAAAACTTGGCGAGGCCGACATTTTGTGAAAATGGCCGAGGCGGTGTTGCAAAACGCATCCATTCTCAAAGAAGCCCAGGTCATGAGCCACGAACTTGACGAGCACGTCGTTTTCCAATTTGCGGCGGTTGACGTCGGCCATGTTTTGTGCTCGTCCTATGATATGGTGCTCAATGGACTTACTGGTGAGGGCGATGATGTGGCACTGGAGGAAGCTCACAAGCCGTGCATTGGCATTCGTGTGGTTGACTATAAGCACAGCGTGGTTCATTTATGGAGTTTGGAGAAACTACATGACCGTGTAAGGCAGATGCGGCAGATGCACCAGTACCTTGACCAGCCGGAATATGCACAGCACCTCAGTCTCGACAACCCGTTTGTTGAGACATGTATGCCGTCATATACTCTTGTGGGCGAGGTTGATGTGCCACTCAAGGCAGTTTTCGAGTGCCGGGTCCAAGATTCCACTCTCGATGTCTTATCGCCTTACACATCACATGTTGTCggcatcctcaagctctctCTTGAACCGTCACATGCTCGTGCACCAACAAACACTCTCAAGTTCAATGTTGTCATGCACGAGCTCGTGGGGTTTGCTGAACGAGAAGGCACAGAAGTCCACGCACAACTCTTCATCCCAGGCATTTCTGAAGAGGATGGCATTACCACGACCCAAATGATcaaagactttgatgagGGGCCAATTCGCTTTGAGAGTGTTCATAGCATGAGCATTCCTCTATTTGCCCCTCAAGATGTCACCTTGAGAGTCGCCATCTTCGCCAAAGTCTCCACGATGCATTTGGATAAGCTGCTCAGCTGGGATGATATGCGAGATGCTGTGCCTGTAAGAGAAGACAAAGCCAAAGCATCTCGAATCAATGAATCGCAGTTCTACACCCAGGAGAAGCACGACCTACTCTCCCGGATCCAAATCATGGAATTGAACGAGAATGGCGAATATGGCGCTGTTGAAGTCACACAAACCAGCGAGCTTGACACGGGAActtttcagcttcatcagGGACTGCAGCGAAGAATCGGCATTAATATCTCTCATAGTTCTGGCGATGCTCTTCCATGGAGTGGCGTCACTGCCGTTCGCGTTGGAAAGATCAGACTTGTTGACTCGGCTGGGAAGACACCTGACATGGGAGCCAATGAACCTGATATCTCTCTGAAATTGTCACAGAGCCCGATCTTTCGCGAGAATGCCAACGGTACTAAGAGCCTCACAATCTACGCTCAGTGGGATTCCAGCTTGCACAACTCACTGCTTCTTGATCGAGTGACGCAGGATAAGTATCGAGTTCAAATGACAATCTCATGGGAGATCAGCTCTGAGAAGTTGGCTGAGCCGATGAAGTTCTCGCAAAAGGTTTGCGTGCAGATTCTATCAAGAACTTTCGTGCGGCAGACCTCAATGTTCTCGGCACTCTGGCAGAATGTTCGCTTCGTGCGCTCCTCAACTGGCATTTTCACTCTTGCCATGCGTCCTGCTCCTGTCAAGAAAGTCGGTGACCTGTGGAGGCTCAATAGCCAACATGACTACGTCAAAGGCGAGGAAGACCTAACAAGCTGGACACCCCGAGGGGTGTCGCTGGTCAGCGATTTTCTCATGGCTCgtaagaagaaaaaacgCGCTGCGGATATGTCAGTCACGGAGTCTGTCTTGGCTAAACTTGGTTTGGATGGAGCAGGTACCCTGCCTGAGAAAAAAGAACCCGAGCCTGAACCGTCTCCAGAGCTAAAGCCAATCATTCCAAGCGACGATGACCTGCTTAATGATACACCAGACACTTCACAGACTCCTTCtctcgatgatgaggagcagcCTCAACTCTTGAAAGAAGCACAGCAACCTGAGACGGATCTCTCTAACCCAGAGCAGCCTGAAATAACAGAAACCTACATCGATGAACATGACAAGCCTGTCAAAGAAGAGTCAGAGAAGGAATACACAGAAGAAACGTCATCGGAGACACCAGAAGCTACGGAActcgaggaggaagaaacaaTTACTGTGGAAGAGCCACTGCCCAAGCCCGAGTACGATGAAGACCAGGCCTATCTTTTGACAAAGTGCCTGAAGCTCTGGAAGAAATATCCCGATCCATCGAACAACATCCTCAGCCCGACCAACATGGCACCTCCAACAGACGGTCTGATGACAGACGGTCCAACGCAGCCGACACTTATCGCAACAGTTATCCGAGTACCAAAGAACCCCAAAGTTCTGAAAGGCGGTTACCTGATGATTCCGAACAGCGACTCAACTAGGTGGGTCAAAAGATTCGTCGAGCTGCGGCGACCGTACCTTCATTTGCACTCTGCTACTGATGGTGACGAGGTTGGGCTCATCAGTTTGAGAAACTCTCGTATAGACAGTCAGCCTGGGGTGTTGGGCCTGCTCCAGGGGCCCGATGATTCTGGGGtgcaaggtcaagatggGGGAACCGATTTCACACCAGGACATCGACGAACTGGGTCGGGCCGTGTTATCTCTACTATATGGACCGGCAGTGGACCTGGCGCCTCATCAGGAGGGCCAGGCCTTCAGCGACTACCAGAGCGGATGCAGTCCGCAGTGTTTGCCATTTATGGAACAGACAACACTTGGCTATTCGCAGCACGGAGCGAGCGTGACAAAATGGACTGGATCTTTCGAATCGATCAAACATATATGTCAAGCAATGACAGCGTCCCCGGAAGTGGGATAGCCAGCCCCTACCCCGGGAGCGATTTCTAG